The following proteins are encoded in a genomic region of Magallana gigas chromosome 1, xbMagGiga1.1, whole genome shotgun sequence:
- the LOC136275561 gene encoding serine/threonine-protein kinase pakF-like, giving the protein MTILLHTSVHAVDPKDNSQVNPKQTQYKPGIELGFTMVLAAGDVEKRANEDTPNNENSDWNPKKDDGDIGKDSEEIQEEEEEEEDEVEEEEDGKNNEDNDIKETEDVVGAFVVGMREKNKQDIAQDWIP; this is encoded by the exons ATGACCattctgcttcacacttcagtgcacgCAGTTGACCCCAAGGACAATTCCCAAGTGAACCCAAAGCAGACCCAGTATAAACCCGGGATTGAGTTGGGGTTTACtatggtgttag CTGCAGGTGATGTCGAGAAAAGGGCTAATGAAGACACACCAAATAATGAAAACTCTGACTGGAATCCCAAGAAAGACGATGGAGATATTGGAAAGGATAGTGAAGAAATACA ggaagaagaagaagaagaagaagatgaggtggaggaggaggaggatgGAAAAAACAATGAAGATAATGATATAAAAGAAACTGAAGATGTAGTTGGAGCATTTGTTGTTGGAATGCGTGAAAAGAACAAACAGGACATTGCACAGGATTGGATCCCTTGA